In a genomic window of Methanosarcina horonobensis HB-1 = JCM 15518:
- a CDS encoding HNH endonuclease: protein MRLNEYLFKELDNILQLICNLLNKIKDWLARLMGKEDRDDFTPATKKSIAMRVNYICSNPTCRRYTLKPKINDPYRWDEVGQASHIVSASRVNGPRADPEMNSEDRKHPNNGIWLCLRCHKIIDSEPDWATIKVLQSWKKEAELRAVSNSVDDDFKQSTIDDLIIAIRSLNSFLDQLLVCNSIDYDLRNRFERNEINWNDYTKNMMENFEKTKREYEKSIFPEIQVALLKCQNILGESNEIVRNAFKSLERSSCNQLTMKDMLPILYELKENVQWR, encoded by the coding sequence ATGAGATTAAATGAATACTTGTTTAAAGAATTAGATAACATACTCCAATTAATCTGTAATTTATTGAATAAGATAAAAGATTGGTTGGCGCGTTTGATGGGCAAAGAGGATCGAGATGATTTTACTCCTGCGACTAAAAAAAGTATCGCAATGAGAGTTAATTATATTTGCTCGAATCCAACATGCAGAAGGTATACTTTAAAACCCAAAATCAACGATCCGTATAGATGGGACGAAGTAGGTCAGGCTTCCCATATTGTATCGGCCAGCCGGGTAAATGGTCCTAGAGCAGATCCTGAAATGAACTCGGAAGATAGAAAACATCCAAATAATGGAATATGGTTATGTCTAAGATGCCACAAAATAATAGATAGTGAGCCTGATTGGGCTACAATAAAAGTATTACAATCATGGAAAAAAGAAGCAGAATTAAGGGCAGTAAGTAATTCAGTAGACGATGATTTTAAACAATCTACAATTGACGACTTAATTATTGCGATTAGGAGTCTTAACAGTTTTTTAGATCAACTTTTGGTATGCAATTCAATTGATTATGATTTAAGGAATAGATTTGAGAGAAACGAGATTAATTGGAATGATTACACAAAAAACATGATGGAAAATTTTGAAAAAACTAAACGTGAATATGAAAAATCGATATTTCCTGAGATACAAGTGGCTTTACTTAAATGTCAAAATATTCTTGGAGAATCAAACGAAATCGTTAGAAATGCATTTAAAAGCTTAGAACGTTCAAGCTGTAACCAACTAACTATGAAAGATATGTTGCCAATTTTATATGAATTAAAAGAAAATGTTCAATGGAGATGA